The sequence below is a genomic window from Streptomyces sp. B21-105.
TGGCGGGGGCGGCGGGAGTGGTGCTGCCGGGGTGTGAGTGCGCGTCGGTGCCGGTGGCGAACAGTCTGATCGGGCGCGGGGTGACGCCGGCCGCGGCGTTCGCGTTCCTGCTGTCGGCGCCGGCGGTGAACCCGGTGGTGCTGACGGCGACGGCGGTGGCGTTCCCGGGCCGTCCGGAGATGGTGCTGGCGAGGCTGGTGACCTCGCTGGTGACGGCCGCCGCGATGGGCTGGCTGTGGCTCTGGCTCGGGCGGGAGGAGTGGCTGCGGCCGAGGTCGCGGACCGTCGGGCAGGCGGGGCATGTGCCGGGGCACAGCCGTTTCCGGGAGTTCCGGCAGGGTTTCCAGCATGATTTCCTGCACGCCGGGGGTTTCCTGGTGGTGGGGGCGATGGCGGCGGCGACGTTCAACGTGGCGGTGCCGCGTTCGGTGCTGGACACGTTCGCGGGTTCGCCGTGGCTGTCGGTGCTGTTCCTCGCGGCGCTGGCGATCGTGCTGGCGGTGTGCAGTGAGGCCGACGCGTTCGTGGCGGCGTCGCTCAGCGGGTTCTCGCCGGTGGCGCGGCTGACGTTCATGGTGGTGGGGCCGATGGTCGATCTGAAGCTGATCGCGTTGCAGGCGGGGACGTTCGGGCGGGCCTTCGCGGTGCGGTTCTCGGCGGCCACGGCGGTGGTCGCCGTGGTGTGCAGCGCGGTGATCGGAGGTGTGCTGCTGTGAGGCGGTTCGCGCAAGCGGCGTTGCTGGTGCTCAGCGGCCTGGGGCTGCTGCACGCCGCGCTCTTCACCGACCTGTACCTCAACCTGGTGAAGCCGGGCATGCGGCCGCTGCTGATCGCGTCGGGAGTGGTGCTGGTGGCGCTGGGCGTCCTGGCGGCGGCGGAGGCATGGGGCCTGCGGCGGCCTGGCGACGGGCGGGACGGGGGCGAGCGGGACGGGGGCGAGCGGGACGGGGGCGAGCGGGACGAGGGTGAGCGGGACGAGGGTGAGGGCGCGCACGGACACGGGCACGGGCACGATCACTCCCGGGTGCCGCGGGTGGCGTGGCTGCTGTTCCTGCCGGTGCTGAGCCTGCTGTTCTACGCCCCGCCGGCGCTCGGTTCGTACACCGCCTCACGTGAGCCGGCCAAGGCGGTGGCGGTGGAGGAGGACGGGTTCGATCCGCTGCCGTCGACCTCGCCGCTGCCGATCACGCTGACCGACTTCACCCAGCGGGTGCAGCAGGACCGGTCCGGGGCCGTAGGGAAGCGGACGGTGGTGATGACGGGGTTCGTCACGCCGGCCCCGGGCGGGAACGGCTGGTATCTGACCCGGATCGTCGTCAACTGCTGTGCGGCGGACGCGTCGTCGGTGAAAGTGCTGGTCCACGGGGTCGCCGCGCCGAAGGCGGACACCTGGGTGAACGTCACCGGGACCTGGCATCCGGGCGGGACGCTGGGCACGGCGTCGGCGTCGGTCGCGCTGGACGCGCTGAGCGTGACCCAGGCGCCGAAGCCGTCCAACGCGTACATGGACGCACTGCCGCTGACGTCTTGAGACCGCAGGCCGGGCCCGAGGTCCGGGAGGGGCGCGCGGGCCTACGGTGTGCGGGCGGCGTGGGCGTAGGCGGCCGGGGGGAGGCCGACGGTGCTGGTGAAGTCGCGGGCAAGGTGGGCCTGGTCGGCGTAGCCGAGGTCGGCGGCGAGGCCGGCCCAGTCGAGGCCCTGCCGGGTGCCGGCGAGTTCCAGGGCCTCGTGGAGGCGGTACCGGAGGATGGCCCACTTCGGGCTGACGCCGACGTAGGCGGCGAAGAGCCGTTGCAGCGCCCGTACGGAGAGTCCCTCGGCGCGGGCGAGGTCGGCGACGCGGCGCACCGCACGGTCGGCGCGGATCTGCTCGACGAGGCGCATGGCCTGGTCGGCGCGCGGGTCGGGCTCGGGGTCGAGGGAGAGCAGGAAGGCGTCGAGGGCGGCGACCCGGCCGAGGTCGTCGGCGGGGCCGGTCACGGTGCGGGGGGTGTCGCCGCCGGCCCGGGGGAAGACGTCCCGGGCGGGCAGGACGCGGCCGGTCCAGTGCGCGACGGGTTCCGCGGGGGCGTACGGGCGGAAGCCGCCGGGCCGGAACTTCACCCCGCAGACCCGTCCCCGGCCGGTGAGCTTCCTGGTGTAGAGGCCGCGGGCGACGCCGGTCAGCTCACCGTAGGGCGGGCCGTCGGCCTCCTCCCACTGGAAGGTGAGGTTGACGGACGGGTGCGGGACGATGTGGGAGGCGTACGGCTCGGGCAGGTCCCAGTCGATCAGCCAGTACGTCTCGACGTGACGGCGCAGCGGCTCGGCGGGCAGTTGGCGGCGGAACCGCACGCGGGCCAGCAGCCCGGCCGGGTCGACGATCCCGCGGGTGTCGCGGCGGAGGGCGGCCATGCCCGGATCGTACGTCGCGTTTCTTCAAGACGGGCGGCGCCGGTGTCCTTACGGTCGAGGTATGGACATCGACGGCAGCGGCAACGGTATCGGCACCGACGGTCACCGTGGGAGCGCGTACGGCATCGG
It includes:
- a CDS encoding permease; protein product: MAGGVAGGPADGTAGAFAGRRLPRHWPLLLLGAAVVPGVLLVVVGRSLDEPAVQAWRTVCLAVTVQALPFLLLGTALSGAINAFVPARVFQRMLPKRPALAVPVAGAAGVVLPGCECASVPVANSLIGRGVTPAAAFAFLLSAPAVNPVVLTATAVAFPGRPEMVLARLVTSLVTAAAMGWLWLWLGREEWLRPRSRTVGQAGHVPGHSRFREFRQGFQHDFLHAGGFLVVGAMAAATFNVAVPRSVLDTFAGSPWLSVLFLAALAIVLAVCSEADAFVAASLSGFSPVARLTFMVVGPMVDLKLIALQAGTFGRAFAVRFSAATAVVAVVCSAVIGGVLL
- a CDS encoding TIGR03943 family putative permease subunit; translated protein: MRRFAQAALLVLSGLGLLHAALFTDLYLNLVKPGMRPLLIASGVVLVALGVLAAAEAWGLRRPGDGRDGGERDGGERDGGERDEGERDEGEGAHGHGHGHDHSRVPRVAWLLFLPVLSLLFYAPPALGSYTASREPAKAVAVEEDGFDPLPSTSPLPITLTDFTQRVQQDRSGAVGKRTVVMTGFVTPAPGGNGWYLTRIVVNCCAADASSVKVLVHGVAAPKADTWVNVTGTWHPGGTLGTASASVALDALSVTQAPKPSNAYMDALPLTS
- a CDS encoding helix-turn-helix domain-containing protein — protein: MAALRRDTRGIVDPAGLLARVRFRRQLPAEPLRRHVETYWLIDWDLPEPYASHIVPHPSVNLTFQWEEADGPPYGELTGVARGLYTRKLTGRGRVCGVKFRPGGFRPYAPAEPVAHWTGRVLPARDVFPRAGGDTPRTVTGPADDLGRVAALDAFLLSLDPEPDPRADQAMRLVEQIRADRAVRRVADLARAEGLSVRALQRLFAAYVGVSPKWAILRYRLHEALELAGTRQGLDWAGLAADLGYADQAHLARDFTSTVGLPPAAYAHAARTP